In Chitinophaga oryzae, the sequence GTAGCAAAACAATAGTATTATAAGGATCAGTTTACCGTTCATGTTGCAGTTTTTTGATGTCTGCGATCAGCTGGCCGGCAGCTGTTGCAGACGTGCCCTGGTAATAACCTCTGATATGTTGCTGCCGGTCGAGCAATACGATATTTTCACTATGAATGAAATCGTCCGGGCCGCCGTCGCCATCGGTAGCGGTGATATAAAGACCTTTGCGGGCGAAGCGGTAGAGCGATGGTTTGTCGCCGGTGAGCAGTTCCCAGCCCTGTGCCGGTAAAGACAGCCGCCGGCCGTAACGCAGCAGGGCGGTACTGCTGTCGCGCAGCGGGTCTACTGTCAGTGATACGAAGCAGATGCCTGTATCGTTGCGGAAAGCGGCGTATACCTGCT encodes:
- a CDS encoding SCO family protein — its product is MRIRFRNILYSWQAAVITLICLPLLAYGLVRWTEDRYAPLPFYGTNNAVVSGPNDAARLPAFAFTNQYGATVTNTRLQHHITIAHYFFTSCPTVCPAMMRQLQQVYAAFRNDTGICFVSLTVDPLRDSSTALLRYGRRLSLPAQGWELLTGDKPSLYRFARKGLYITATDGDGGPDDFIHSENIVLLDRQQHIRGYYQGTSATAAGQLIADIKKLQHER